The Bos taurus isolate L1 Dominette 01449 registration number 42190680 breed Hereford chromosome 13, ARS-UCD2.0, whole genome shotgun sequence genome contains a region encoding:
- the KIAA1755 gene encoding uncharacterized protein KIAA1755 homolog yields MDPPSLDAAIQHALAGLYPPFEATAPTILGQVFRLLDSDFRGDGLNFLLDFLIPAKRLCEQVREAACAPYSHRLFLHEGWPLCLRDEVVVHLAPLNPLLLRQGDFYLQVEPREEQSVCLTIKCLSVDLRTVDAKPVPESSYPLLFTQAWLEAINSDSEGSPLHNCLVASEDGMAPVPWTKITSPEFVDDKPPAVHLLSPAWESLQLEALDLSSSQELHQARCPDRQVLLVQSLGKGRTHRNKYPGLIKVEQAGPGEVGFRVEDLEGEYVALLDFSQESREGSPSKEVAMPSGCPLGTPEELSGTKEIPFSQRMLPLSGANGEPSLEKWACEKPESLGEKPCVWGLGRKANDKVPTQDSEHQPREPYLSIFVNPLHCASGLGTGGSEEPPASKTQGIQGNSENVVQLKPGPKQAPSPRLCPASPLAAPASKTKMEERTKQGNGRLAKPVTKAGRNTSSSGSPTPGLKFSFLKGQRQAPAAPEKASLQHDGPWKVLCSLYSPKPNRAKCLGKAGTTQTETSGLDADSDPVTEEKADFPEASAGPPEKSPALDEDPPGLEPRIGALSVEIFHSRIACLPGGRDRAGRPLLLVSTTKGPWEAPWCTASEVTKLFSYLCTIPRPEDKTKGLAVVIDARKQPPHPGLVSALQATQALVPASIRAMLFLGEKEAALQLEALPDIQVEVLTSLKALSHHVDPSQLPTALEGPFPYCHGEWVQFFQKLDPFLVDLRQASCLLKASIKEFEKGEPPGGVQEASRCLSKSKELMEAVLRDPGLMSLQREGGATLARLRQEGSRLNFNPDVRSHLAEAAALYSLVDEQLHVLATVSNHLLRRLELRVRLGRLEAAIHQVSHWMEQEGSRCLQVLTPKDGSLDTVEKAHAEFEDFFLQAAAQYRRGLELCKQAAQLAAAARAGEAGGTELPELAAFAFTQRAFQAKLTHFYMAAERQRTDLETLLHLHHFCKKVTWFHMDCQDLMAQLRLGKAQRTSPGDQRRLHRYLQRLASEFPAEKLTAMGLQVASLSREGLGRDLWEEAQARHEDIQMLLKKALAHCPCPAGSPAHPTCPELRGAATKDQGLNGEVTSKGRWDLPLQDSLGSDRSPKSRWPPWAPRRGQNRNLQAAPPTQEAGQAVEADEGRTPHGPLDPAPERFLTTLFSWQRLPRQTQISQPAGDSFSSEGTGSQTSLEDSPHTSPPASL; encoded by the exons GACCCCCCATCCCTGGATGCAGCCATCCAGCACGCCCTGGCGGGCCTCTATCCCCCTTTTGAGGCAACAGCACCTACCATCCTGGGTCAGGTGTTCCGTCTCCTGGATTCTGACTTCCGGGGCGATGGACTGAACTTCCTCCTGGATTTCCTGATCCCTGCCAAGCGCCTGTGTGAACAAGTGCGTGAAGCAGCCTGT GCCCCCTACTCACACCGCCTCTTTCTGCACGAGGGCTGGCCACTGTGCCTGCGGGATGAGGTTGTGGTCCACCTGGCACCCCTCAATCCCCTCTTACTACGCCAAGGTGACTTCTACCTCCAAGTCGAGCCCCGGGAGGAGCAGTCCGTCTGCCTCACGATCAAGTGCCTCTCTGTGGACCTCCGCACAGTGGACGCGAAGCCTGTCCCTGAGTCATCCTATCCTTTACTTTTCACCCAAGCCTGGCTGGAGGCCATCAACAGTGACTCTGAGGGCAGTCCCCTACACAACTGCCTGGTAGCTTCAGAAGATGGCATGGCCCCTGTGCCCTGGACCAAGATAACCAGCCCAGAGTTTGTGGATGACAAACCCCCAGCAGTGCATCTCCTCTCCCCAGCCTGGGAGTCCCTTCAGTTAGAGGCACTGGATTTGAGCAGCTCTCAAGAGCTGCACCAGGCCAGGTGCCCAGACAGGCAGGTGCTGCTTGTCCAgagtttgggcaagggcaggacacaCAGGAACAAGTACCCAGGACTCATCAAGGTGGAGCAAGCTGGACCTGGGGAGGTGGGCTTCAGGGTGGAGGACCTGGAGGGAGAGTATGTGGCTCTTCTGGACTTTTCCCAAGAGAGCAGAGAAGGGTCTCCCAGTAAGGAGGTGGCGATGCCCAGTGGGTGTCCTTTGGGGACACCAGAAGAGCTATCTGGAACTAAGGAAATCCCTTTCTCTCAAAGGATGCTTCCTCTGTCAGGGGCCAATGGAGAGCCTTCCTTGGAAAAATGGGCTTGTGAGAAGCCTGAAAGCTTGGGGGAGAAACCCTGTGTTTGGGGCTTGGGGAGAAAGGCTAATGATAAAGTCCCTACCCAAGACTCAGAACACCAGCCTCGAGAGCCATACCTCAGCATCTTTGTAAACCCACTGCATTGTGCATCTGGCCTCGGGACAGGTGGCTCAGAAGAGCCACCCGCCTCCAAGACACAGGGCATTCAGGGAAACTCAGAGAACGTGGTCCAGCTCAAGCCAGGACCAAAACAAGCACCCTCTCCCCGGCTCTGCCCAGCttctcctcttgctgctccagccTCCAAAACCAAGATGGAAGAGAGGACCAAACAGGGCAATGGGAGACTTGCCAAACCTGTGACCAAGGCTGGTCGAAACACTTCCTCTTCTGGGTCACCCACTCCTGGGCTCAAATTCTCATTCTTAAAGGGGCAGAGGCAAGCCCCTGCGGCCCCAGAGAAAGCCTCACTCCAGCATGATGGGCCCTGGAAAGTCTTGTGTTCACTCTACTCACCCAAACCCAACCGAGCCAAGTGCTTAGGGAAAG CTGGAACAACTCAGACCGAAACATCTGGCCTAGACGCTGACTCAGACCCAGTGACTGAGGAAAAGGCTGACTTCCCAGAAGCTTCTGCCGGCCCTCCAGAAAAAAGCCCCGCTCTGGACGAGGACCCCCCGGGGCTTGAGCCCAGGATTGGGGCCCTGAGCGTGGAGATATTCCATTCCAGGATTGCATGCCTGCCAG GCGGTCGGGACAGGGCGGGGCGGCCCCTGCTCCTGGTGTCGACCACCAAGGGCCCCTGGGAGGCGCCGTGGTGCACGGCCTCGGAGGTCACCAAactgttttcttatctgtgcACCATCCCCAG GCCTGAAGATAAAACTAAGGGGTTGGCAGTTGTGATTGATGCTAGGAAACAGCCCCCACATCCCGGTCTGGTCAGTGCCCTGCAGGCCACCCAG GCGCTGGTCCCAGCCTCCATCCGTGCCATGCTTTTCCtgggggagaaggaggcagctCTCCAGCTGGAGGCACTACCTGACATCCAG GTAGAGGTGCTGACCTCACTGAAGGCCCTGAGCCACCATGTGGACCCCAGCCAGCTCCCTACGGCCCTGGAAGGCCCCTTCCCCTACTGTCATGGCGAGTGGGTGCAATTCTTCCAG AAGCTGGATCCTTTCCTCGTTGACCTTCGCCAGGCCTCCTGCCTGCTAAAGGCTTCCATcaaagagtttgagaagggtGAGCCCCCTGGAGGGGTGCAG GAGGCCTCCAGGTGTCTGAGCAAGTCCAAGGAGCTGATGGAGGCAGTGCTAAGGGACCCAGGCCTGATGAGCCTCCAGCGGGAAGGCGGAGCCACCCTGGCCAGGCTGAGACAGGAGGGTAGCAGGCTGAACTTCAACCCGGACGTCAG GAGCCATCTGGCAGAAGCTGCCGCCCTGTACAGCCTTGTGGATGAGCAGCTGCACGTCCTGGCCACTGTGTCCAACCACCTCCTGAGAAGGCTGGAGCTCCGTGTCCGTCTGGGCCGCCTGGAAGCTGCCATCCACCAG GTCAGCCACTGGATGGAGCAGGAAGGAAGCCGGTGCCTGCAAGTGCTGACCCCCAAGGACGGAAGCTTGGACACAGTGGAGAAAGCCCACGCAGAGTTTGAGGACTTCTTCCTTCAGGCTGCG GCCCAATACCGCCGCGGCCTGGAGCTGTGCAAGCAGGCGGCCCAGctggcagcagcagccagggctggggaggcaggagggaccgAGCTCCCGGAGCTGGCAGCCTTTGCCTTCACCCAGCGGGCCTTCCAGGCGAAGCTGACCCACTTCTACATGGCGGCCGAGCGGCAACGCACAGACCTGGAGACGCTGCTCCACCTGCACCACTTCTGCAAGAAG GTGACCTGGTTCCACATGGACTGTCAGGACCTGATGGCCCAGCTGAGGCTGGGCAAGGCCCAGAGGACCAGCCCTGGGGACCAGCGCCGTCTCCACCGCTACCTGCAGCGCCTGGCGTCCGAGTTTCCTGCCGAGAAGCTCACAGCCATGGGGCTGCAGGTGGCCTCGCTGAGCCGGGAGGGCCTGGGCCGGGACCTGTGGGAGGAGGCCCAGGCGAGACACGAGGACATCCAGATGCTCCTGAAGAAGGCGCTAGCCCACTGTCCGTGCCCAGCAGGTTCCCCGGCCCACCCCACGTGCCCGGAACTCAGGGGGGCGGCCACCAAGGACCAGGGCCTGAATGGGGAAGTCACTTCCAAGGGCAGATGGGACCTGCCCCTCCAGGACTCACTGGGTTCAGATCGTTCGCCCAAATCCCGTTGGCCTCCTTGGGCCCCCAGGCGTGGACAGAACAGAAATCTCCAAGCGGCCCCTCCGACCCAGGAAGCTGGCCAGGCTGTTGAGGCTGATGAAGGCAGAACCCCCCATGGGCCCTTGGACCCCGCTCCTGAGCGTTTCCtcaccaccctcttctcctggcaGCGACTCCCCAGGCAGACTCAGATCTCCCAGCCTGCTGGGGACAGCTTCTCCTCAGAGGGGACAGGCTCACAGACGTCTCTGGAGGACTCGCCCCACACAAGTCCCCCTGCTTCCCTCTAG